The DNA sequence CAGCGCCCAGGTAGGCGCCCCATTCCCAGGCGGCGATCGCGACGTGGACCTTCGCGCCCTTGGGCGAGACACCCATCTTTTCGGAGCCGTAGAAGGCAATCGGACGCAGATAGCAGGACTCGAGCTTGTTCGCGCGGATCACTTCCTTCTGGGCTTCGATCAGCTGTTCCTTGCTGTAAGGCAAGGCCATCTGATAGATGCGGCCAGAGTTGACCAGGCGGTCGGTATGTTCCTTGACACGGAAAATCGAGGTGCCCGATTCCGTCTTGTACGCACGTACACCCTCGAATACCGCCAACCCATAGTGCAGGGAGTGTGTGAGCACGTGGGTATTGGCTTCACGCCAGGGTACGAGCTTGCCGTCGTACCAGATGAAGCCGTCGCGGTCTGCCATCGACATGTTGGATCTCCGAAATTAGCCGAGTATTGTAGCAACCTGGGCCGCGATTTGCTTTTTCATGGCACAGACGCTAGGGCGACCGTGGTTTTGCCGACAGGTCGGCCGGGGATTGCCGGTGCAGCGCCAGGGGCAGCGGCCGGTCCGGCGCCCGGTGCAGCGCCCAATACCGCGCCTAGTACAATTGTCTGCGCCCATCCCCGCTGCACCCATCATGCCTTCCCCAGATTTGCACAAGAACGGCAGCGCATCGCCCGCTGCCGGCAGAGACACTTCGAACGATTCCCTGCACCAGCACGCCGCGGCGTCCCCGCATCCCGACGCCGCGCGCACACCCGACGAGATCCGCCAGGTACAGCGTGCCGCGTTCATGGACGGCGTGCGCGCGCTGGCGCCGGCGTCGCTGGCGATCGGCGTGTGGGGCCTGGTGACCGGGGTGGCCATGGTCAAGGTCGGGCTGACGCAGTCGCTGGCGCTGGGCATGACGCTGGTGGTGTATGCCGGATCGGCGCAGCTGACGTCGCTGCCGCTGATCCTGGCCGGCGCGCCGATCTGGCTGATCTTCCTGGCCTCGTTTGTGGTCAACCTGCGCTTCGTGATCTTTTCGGCGGCCTTCCACCCCTTCTTTCGCCGTTACGGCGCATGGAAGCGGCTGGTCATGGGCTATTTTTCCAGCGACATCGGCTTTGTCCTGTTCATGCCCCGCTACAGCGACGCGCCCGTCAAGGGAACGGCGGAGCAGACCGGGTTCTTCTGGGGCGTGGCGGCCGGCAACTGGCTGGTCTGGCAGGTATCGTCGATCGTGGGCGTGGTGGTGGGGGCCTTGATTCCGGCGGCCTGGTCGCTGGAATTCGCGGCCGTGCTGGCGTTGATGTCGATCGTGGTCCCCATGGCCAAGGGCCGGCCGGTGCTCGCGGCCATCGTGGCGGCTGCGGTAGTGGGGTGGGCGGGTCAGCCGTTGCCGCTGCGCCTGGGGCTGGTCGCCGCGGTGATCGCGGGCGTTACGGCCGGCATGCTGGTGGAGCGGGCCGAAGCGCGCGGCGCCGCCCACACCGGGGCGGCATCATGACCCCGTCGATCTTCCCGCCGATCAACGACACCTTGTATGTATGGCTGGCGATCATCGCGCTGGGCCTGTGCACGGCCGCGACCCGCGCCAGCTTCATGCTGCTGGGCGACCGGCTGCCACTGCCCGACGCGGTGCGCCGCGCCTTGCGGTATGCGCCCGCCGCCGCCCTGGTCGCCATCATCGTGCCGGAGCTTCTGCCGTGGTCGCCCGTGACGGGGCCCATGTTCGACATCAAGGTGATCGCGGCCGCGGTCGGCGTGGTCGCCATGGTGATGACGCGCAGCACGGTCGCCATGATCGTGGCCGGCATGCTGGCGTTATGGGCGCTGCGGGCGATGCTGGGCTAGCCTGGCCGCGTCAACTCGTCACGGCGTCGCTGCCTGCCGCGGCCCCATTACCGTCTCCCACAACTCGATCACCGCCGCGCGTTCCGCCGTCAGCGTGTCCTGCGGCACGCGCGCCTTGTCCATGCCCTGCAGCCGCAGCGCGTGCTGTTCGCTCCGCAACGTGCGGTAGGCGTCGCCCGCCCGCATGGCCAGGGGTTGCGGCAGCAGGCCCGCCTCGGCCGCCAGCCGCAGCAAGGTGATGTTGCCCAGGTTTTCGAGCAGGCGCGGGTGGTCGATCGAATACCGCAGCACCAGGTACTGCGTCACGAATTCGACGTCGACCATGCCGCCCGGATCGTGCTTCAGGTCGAACAGGGGTGTGCGGTTCACGTGACCTTCGTTCATCTTCTTGCGCATGTCGATCACGTCGTGCGCCAGCTTGTCGGGATCGCGCGGCATCAGCATGACCTGCCGGCGGATCTCCTCGAAGCGAGCGCCCACATGCGGGTCGCCTACCGC is a window from the Pigmentiphaga litoralis genome containing:
- a CDS encoding AzlC family ABC transporter permease translates to MDGVRALAPASLAIGVWGLVTGVAMVKVGLTQSLALGMTLVVYAGSAQLTSLPLILAGAPIWLIFLASFVVNLRFVIFSAAFHPFFRRYGAWKRLVMGYFSSDIGFVLFMPRYSDAPVKGTAEQTGFFWGVAAGNWLVWQVSSIVGVVVGALIPAAWSLEFAAVLALMSIVVPMAKGRPVLAAIVAAAVVGWAGQPLPLRLGLVAAVIAGVTAGMLVERAEARGAAHTGAAS
- a CDS encoding AzlD domain-containing protein: MTPSIFPPINDTLYVWLAIIALGLCTAATRASFMLLGDRLPLPDAVRRALRYAPAAALVAIIVPELLPWSPVTGPMFDIKVIAAAVGVVAMVMTRSTVAMIVAGMLALWALRAMLG